A portion of the Candidatus Cloacimonas sp. genome contains these proteins:
- a CDS encoding C25 family cysteine peptidase, with product MKKSLCLILLCLPLLILATTLSTTIQFPVPAEGLSLQALSKEGYGCYGAPGTLQLPVKQVNILLPKDAVIDNWQVKFDSAKTLAGEPPAINSAFTNGEEILTSPVNRNTPSRYSYSGLRKWGELNYACFNILPAVYEGANWQWNSSCNITMNYTATPKAKGVIPPVFNKADFFANPQYLSQWYNTSKERNNRLLVITTPNLYAALNTLVLYREAQGVEVSFCDIAIALASGTGTDNAEKLRNFLQNTYVQIPFSYLLLVGDYDLVPVAYVIPEPNGLDTVATDFFYSDLSSNWDTDNDGRRGEYSTGYMNEDYGIDFTPEVFAGRISTNNATEVSAIANRIVAYEQTTEPWKDKNLLPAAFLNYQGEPEPPYLQTDGALFMEFMRNTCLAEQENFSMYEQEGVVPSFPGDLPLNYNNLRNKLNSESWGFINWDAHGSYGHSSRRVWENDYNQNNLPEDSEMDWKSLVDCQSFDNLENTSGTVIYAASCYNGYLDYSNACLAEYALIKKAVGVIAATRTGWYKIGWQNPGWGGLASYDYHFVENFRQAKLDLGSAHSWANLLHTQFYLFGDPVDTGGIIYPELQNVYTYMLFGDPMLGWIPNQINPTGEILVWEPTGNEGLAVVNALRQISDFNVIYSDKLIPDYAYLNNFEAVFYLAGNSLSETELLPTAYEYSYLNSYLEAGGKLYCENYFDDSYGQLYTKMGVQMADNIPLSVTSILYPANNITWNYVPSDSSVVYALIPNQISAEGIFFSSTGNTDNPIIGVLNATDNYSVLTSTFRTAQIESGDYTLRNLIGIILSELEVMDYNPEGNDDPVIPSVIQSLSVFPNPTSQLSSISFNLSKGSPISLAIYNGKGQKVKTIVQSELKSGDYQFTWDGRDKNGRSCASGVYYYKIVTPEKNITRKMLLLK from the coding sequence ATGAAAAAATCACTTTGTCTTATCTTACTATGTTTGCCGTTGCTGATATTGGCAACTACACTTAGCACTACAATTCAATTTCCTGTTCCTGCCGAGGGGCTTTCCCTTCAGGCATTAAGTAAAGAGGGTTATGGTTGTTACGGCGCTCCCGGAACATTGCAGCTGCCTGTTAAGCAAGTAAATATTCTTCTACCTAAAGATGCCGTTATTGATAACTGGCAAGTGAAATTTGATTCCGCCAAGACCCTTGCCGGAGAACCGCCGGCAATAAATTCCGCCTTTACCAACGGAGAGGAAATATTAACCTCTCCTGTTAATAGAAACACTCCTTCGCGTTACAGCTATTCAGGTTTACGCAAATGGGGAGAGCTGAATTATGCCTGTTTCAATATTTTGCCAGCAGTTTATGAAGGCGCTAACTGGCAGTGGAATTCTTCGTGCAACATAACTATGAACTATACAGCAACACCCAAAGCCAAAGGCGTTATTCCGCCTGTTTTCAACAAAGCTGATTTTTTTGCTAATCCGCAATATCTTTCCCAATGGTATAATACCTCCAAAGAACGCAATAATCGTCTTTTGGTTATTACTACCCCGAATTTGTATGCAGCTTTGAATACTCTTGTTCTCTATCGTGAAGCTCAAGGTGTAGAAGTTTCTTTTTGTGATATAGCAATAGCTTTAGCTTCCGGAACGGGAACCGATAATGCCGAAAAGTTGCGTAACTTTCTGCAGAATACTTATGTTCAGATTCCCTTTTCCTACCTGCTTTTAGTTGGTGATTATGATCTTGTTCCCGTTGCCTATGTAATTCCTGAACCCAATGGGCTGGATACAGTTGCTACAGATTTCTTTTATTCCGATTTAAGCAGTAATTGGGATACCGATAATGATGGCAGGCGAGGTGAATATTCCACCGGTTATATGAATGAGGATTATGGCATTGATTTTACCCCGGAGGTCTTTGCAGGACGCATTTCTACCAATAATGCTACTGAGGTCTCCGCCATTGCCAATCGGATAGTTGCTTACGAACAAACAACTGAGCCCTGGAAAGATAAAAACTTGTTACCGGCAGCTTTTTTGAATTATCAGGGAGAACCGGAACCTCCATATTTACAAACAGATGGAGCCCTTTTTATGGAATTTATGCGGAATACCTGTTTAGCAGAACAGGAAAACTTTTCTATGTATGAACAGGAAGGCGTTGTTCCTTCTTTTCCCGGAGACCTGCCTTTAAATTATAACAATTTAAGAAACAAGCTTAATTCTGAAAGCTGGGGTTTTATCAATTGGGATGCACATGGCAGTTATGGACACTCTTCCCGGAGAGTTTGGGAAAATGATTATAATCAAAATAACCTACCTGAAGACAGTGAAATGGACTGGAAGAGTTTAGTTGATTGTCAAAGTTTTGATAATTTGGAAAATACAAGTGGAACGGTTATTTATGCTGCATCGTGCTATAACGGATATCTGGATTACAGTAATGCCTGCCTGGCAGAATATGCCTTAATTAAAAAAGCAGTAGGAGTTATTGCAGCTACCAGAACCGGCTGGTATAAAATCGGATGGCAAAATCCTGGTTGGGGCGGACTTGCCAGTTATGACTATCATTTTGTGGAAAACTTCCGTCAGGCAAAACTGGATTTAGGTTCTGCACATTCCTGGGCAAATCTTTTGCATACCCAATTTTACCTTTTTGGTGATCCTGTTGATACCGGAGGCATAATCTACCCTGAATTACAAAATGTTTACACTTATATGCTTTTTGGAGATCCGATGCTGGGTTGGATTCCTAATCAAATTAACCCCACGGGAGAAATTTTGGTTTGGGAACCCACAGGAAATGAAGGACTTGCAGTTGTTAATGCCCTAAGGCAGATAAGCGATTTCAATGTGATTTATTCCGATAAACTAATTCCGGACTATGCTTATTTGAATAACTTTGAGGCAGTATTTTACCTGGCTGGAAATTCACTTTCCGAAACAGAACTGCTGCCAACTGCTTATGAATACAGTTACTTAAATAGCTATTTGGAAGCGGGAGGTAAACTCTATTGCGAGAATTATTTTGATGATAGTTACGGACAGTTATATACCAAAATGGGTGTTCAGATGGCAGATAATATTCCTCTTAGTGTTACCTCTATCCTTTATCCTGCTAATAATATAACCTGGAATTATGTCCCGTCTGATTCATCCGTTGTCTATGCTCTCATTCCTAATCAAATATCGGCGGAAGGAATATTTTTCTCCTCCACCGGCAATACCGATAATCCTATTATAGGCGTTTTAAATGCTACTGATAATTACTCTGTGCTTACTTCCACTTTTAGAACCGCACAAATAGAATCAGGGGACTATACCCTGAGAAATCTGATAGGGATAATTCTTTCGGAACTGGAAGTGATGGATTATAATCCTGAGGGCAATGACGATCCGGTTATACCTTCTGTAATTCAATCTCTTAGTGTGTTTCCCAATCCCACCTCACAACTATCCTCTATCAGCTTTAATCTTTCCAAGGGTTCACCAATATCTCTTGCAATCTACAACGGGAAAGGTCAAAAAGTGAAAACCATTGTTCAATCTGAACTTAAAAGCGGTGATTATCAATTTACCTGGGATGGAAGAGATAAAAACGGCAGGTCTTGCGCCAGCGGAGTTTACTACTATAAAATTGTTACCCCGGAAAAGAATATTACCAGGAAAATGCTGCTCTTAAAGTAA
- a CDS encoding FumA C-terminus/TtdB family hydratase beta subunit: MITYRYTLPICPADIAPLQQYDKVLLTGFLYTARDAAHKKMAEILQKGERLPLDLAKTALFYCGPSPLKPGNRCGAIGPTTSSRMDIYTPLLIQNGLRVMIGKGERSLEVQKTIMDFGAVYFLMPGGISAYLSQYIVSYETFLWQELGPEAIYKLRVKEIPVFVGIK, translated from the coding sequence ATGATAACATATAGATATACATTGCCTATTTGTCCTGCAGACATAGCTCCCTTGCAGCAATACGATAAAGTGCTCTTAACCGGATTTCTTTATACAGCCAGAGATGCAGCTCATAAAAAAATGGCTGAGATATTGCAAAAAGGGGAAAGATTACCTTTGGACTTAGCGAAAACGGCACTTTTTTATTGTGGACCAAGCCCGTTGAAACCAGGAAATAGATGTGGCGCTATAGGACCCACAACCAGTTCCCGAATGGATATTTACACGCCTCTATTAATTCAAAACGGCTTACGAGTTATGATTGGCAAAGGTGAACGCTCGCTGGAAGTGCAAAAAACGATTATGGATTTTGGAGCGGTCTATTTCCTTATGCCGGGAGGCATTTCTGCCTATCTTTCTCAGTATATCGTTTCTTATGAAACATTCCTGTGGCAGGAATTGGGTCCTGAGGCAATTTATAAGCTTCGGGTGAAAGAAATTCCGGTATTTGTGGGCATAAAATAG
- a CDS encoding DUF58 domain-containing protein, with the protein MPFLSEETLVRLNKFQLTAKSIVEGFLVGLHKSPYHGFSAEFSDHRQYNPGEPLRDLDWKILAKTERYYIKRYEEETNLRSYILVDHSKSMFFSSGKNSKIEYATQLAGALAWLMISQKDAAGLYTFNNKITSAFPPKAIRNYTSQLFAALINLKAEDTTEFLTPLHQIAELVKKRSLIIIISDLLDEPEKIMAALKHFRTRNHEVLVFHIVDPKEEKFDYKREAQFIDSETGEKITVSPWQIRKEYRENYNKFVTYMKNECYKNRIEYNPVDTFTPIEDLLLKYLIKRQKG; encoded by the coding sequence ATGCCTTTTTTATCAGAAGAAACGCTGGTTCGGTTAAATAAATTTCAGCTTACTGCTAAAAGCATAGTTGAGGGCTTTTTAGTGGGCTTGCATAAATCTCCCTACCATGGCTTCAGCGCTGAATTTTCCGATCACCGACAATATAATCCCGGGGAACCGTTAAGAGACCTGGACTGGAAAATTTTGGCAAAAACGGAACGCTATTATATCAAGCGCTATGAAGAAGAAACCAATCTGCGCAGCTACATTCTTGTTGACCACAGCAAGTCAATGTTTTTCAGTTCCGGTAAAAACAGTAAAATTGAATATGCAACTCAACTTGCAGGTGCCCTGGCGTGGCTGATGATTTCTCAAAAAGATGCTGCCGGTCTTTATACATTTAACAATAAAATCACTTCTGCCTTTCCCCCCAAGGCAATAAGAAATTACACTTCTCAACTTTTTGCAGCCCTAATTAATTTAAAGGCGGAAGATACTACTGAATTCTTAACTCCCCTGCATCAAATTGCCGAACTGGTAAAGAAACGCTCTTTAATAATCATTATCAGTGACCTTTTAGATGAGCCGGAAAAAATTATGGCAGCACTAAAGCATTTCCGTACCCGCAATCATGAAGTGCTTGTTTTTCATATTGTTGACCCCAAAGAAGAAAAGTTTGATTATAAAAGAGAAGCTCAGTTCATAGATAGCGAAACCGGCGAAAAAATAACGGTTTCACCTTGGCAAATTCGCAAGGAATACCGGGAAAATTACAATAAATTTGTAACCTATATGAAGAATGAATGCTATAAAAACCGTATTGAATATAACCCTGTAGATACCTTTACTCCGATAGAAGACCTGCTGCTGAAGTATCTGATTAAAAGACAGAAGGGTTGA
- the argF gene encoding ornithine carbamoyltransferase, producing MSFNLKNRNFLTLMDFTPKEIQYLLDLSLELKKAKYAGTEQQKLKGKNIALIFEKDSTRTRCAFEVAALDQGAHTTYLGPTGSQLGKKESVADTARVLGRMYDGIEYRGYGQEIVEELAKYAGVPVWNGLTTEDHPTQVLADFLTALEYINKPLNKMVFVYCGDGRNNMANALLIGACKTGMDFRIVAPKTLFPEETLINKCREIAQETGAKITLTDNIDEGVKNADVLYTDVWVSMGEPDSVWEQRIKLLKPYQVNEAMLQKTGKSTTIFMHCLPSFHDLKTKIGKEIYEKFGLTSMEVSDEVFEGTHSVVFDEAENRMHTIKAVMVATLG from the coding sequence ATGTCTTTTAACCTTAAGAACCGTAACTTTCTTACCCTGATGGATTTTACTCCAAAGGAAATTCAATATCTGCTTGATCTATCCCTGGAGCTGAAAAAAGCCAAATATGCCGGCACGGAACAGCAGAAACTAAAAGGGAAAAATATCGCCCTAATCTTTGAAAAAGATAGCACTCGCACCCGTTGTGCTTTTGAAGTTGCAGCTTTAGACCAAGGTGCTCATACAACTTATTTAGGACCAACCGGTTCCCAACTGGGCAAAAAAGAATCCGTTGCCGATACAGCAAGGGTTTTAGGCAGAATGTATGATGGCATTGAATACCGGGGTTATGGACAGGAAATTGTGGAAGAACTGGCAAAATATGCCGGTGTACCGGTTTGGAACGGTTTAACGACTGAGGATCATCCCACGCAAGTTCTGGCTGATTTTTTAACTGCTCTGGAATATATAAACAAACCCTTGAACAAAATGGTATTTGTTTATTGTGGAGATGGACGCAATAATATGGCAAATGCTTTACTTATCGGTGCTTGCAAAACCGGAATGGATTTTCGGATTGTAGCTCCTAAAACCCTGTTTCCCGAGGAAACTTTAATTAATAAATGCCGGGAAATTGCTCAAGAAACAGGTGCTAAAATCACCCTAACAGACAATATTGATGAAGGAGTGAAGAATGCCGATGTCCTTTATACCGATGTTTGGGTCTCTATGGGTGAGCCGGATAGCGTTTGGGAACAAAGAATTAAACTGCTAAAGCCCTATCAAGTAAACGAAGCAATGCTGCAGAAAACAGGAAAAAGCACTACTATCTTTATGCACTGCCTGCCTTCCTTTCACGATTTGAAAACCAAAATCGGCAAAGAAATTTATGAAAAATTCGGTTTAACGAGTATGGAAGTTTCCGATGAGGTCTTTGAAGGAACCCATTCCGTTGTTTTTGATGAAGCCGAAAATAGAATGCATACCATTAAAGCCGTGATGGTTGCTACTTTAGGATAA
- a CDS encoding site-specific DNA-methyltransferase: protein MSNNDYELYLGDALEILQKLEKESIDLVVTSPPYADSRTNTYGGIKPDEYNEWFLPVTQELLRILKPTGTFILNIKEKVVNGERHTYVIELILNMRKQGWLWTEEFIWHKKNCYPGKWPNRFRDAWERLLQFNKNKFFKMYQEEVMIPIGDWAEKRLSNLSDTDKIRDTSKVGSGFGKNVSNWVGKDKVYPTNVLHLATECGNKNHSATFPYALPEWFIKLFTRPGDVVLDPFMGSGTAIFAALNMGRKAIGIDINPEYYNLVLGKIQNQQQVLL from the coding sequence ATGAGCAATAATGACTATGAATTATACCTTGGTGATGCTCTGGAAATTCTGCAAAAGCTTGAAAAAGAGTCCATTGATTTAGTAGTAACATCACCTCCTTACGCAGACAGCAGGACTAATACCTACGGGGGCATAAAACCTGATGAATATAATGAATGGTTTCTACCCGTAACCCAGGAACTACTAAGAATTCTAAAACCCACGGGAACATTCATCCTGAATATCAAAGAAAAAGTAGTTAACGGAGAAAGGCATACCTATGTTATAGAATTGATTTTGAATATGAGAAAACAGGGCTGGCTATGGACAGAAGAATTTATCTGGCATAAAAAGAATTGCTACCCGGGAAAATGGCCTAACAGATTTCGGGATGCATGGGAAAGATTGTTGCAATTCAATAAAAACAAATTTTTTAAGATGTATCAGGAAGAAGTAATGATCCCTATAGGTGACTGGGCAGAAAAACGACTTTCCAACTTAAGTGATACCGATAAAATTAGAGACACTTCCAAAGTAGGTAGTGGATTTGGTAAAAATGTATCTAACTGGGTGGGCAAAGATAAGGTCTATCCTACAAATGTGTTACACTTAGCTACTGAATGTGGTAATAAAAATCATAGTGCAACCTTTCCTTATGCTTTACCCGAATGGTTTATAAAGCTGTTTACCAGACCGGGTGATGTAGTTTTAGACCCTTTTATGGGTTCAGGAACTGCTATTTTTGCTGCTTTGAATATGGGGAGAAAAGCAATTGGAATAGATATAAATCCTGAATATTATAACTTAGTTTTGGGGAAAATTCAAAATCAGCAACAAGTTTTGTTATAA
- a CDS encoding lysophospholipid acyltransferase family protein, giving the protein MVLRKLHCILRHCFLIGEYFLLSAIIRLTTRNKNLRRKRLVKNNSRFGKHFLRTFKIKLSIKNPQELQKWHNKAYLAVSNHTTYIDIILLAALENMVFITSVEMKHNPFLGKITRDGGCLYTNRKKFASLPREIEYFASAIRDGFKVLLFPEATSTNGLTIQPFRKSLFQVAISAQCAVLPLCIKYKTIDGRRIDKENRDLIYWYGDMPFFSHYWKLIGHTLEAEIEVLEAVPYKDGKTRQELSAEIYQQILSCYEKNES; this is encoded by the coding sequence ATGGTATTACGCAAATTACACTGTATCCTTCGGCACTGCTTCTTAATTGGCGAATATTTCCTGCTATCTGCAATAATAAGATTAACAACCAGGAATAAAAACCTGCGGAGAAAGAGATTAGTTAAAAACAATAGCCGCTTTGGCAAACACTTTTTACGCACTTTTAAGATTAAGCTAAGCATCAAAAATCCCCAAGAACTGCAGAAATGGCATAATAAAGCATACCTGGCGGTTTCCAATCATACTACCTACATAGATATAATATTACTTGCTGCATTGGAGAATATGGTATTCATCACTTCCGTAGAAATGAAACATAATCCCTTTTTAGGCAAAATAACCCGCGATGGGGGATGCCTTTATACTAACCGAAAAAAGTTCGCATCTTTACCCCGGGAAATTGAATACTTCGCTTCCGCTATTCGGGATGGCTTTAAAGTTCTTCTGTTTCCTGAAGCCACCAGCACGAACGGATTAACGATTCAACCCTTCCGAAAATCCCTCTTCCAGGTGGCAATTTCAGCCCAATGTGCTGTTCTTCCGCTCTGTATTAAATATAAAACAATAGACGGAAGAAGGATAGATAAAGAAAATCGCGATCTGATATACTGGTATGGCGATATGCCCTTTTTCTCTCATTACTGGAAACTTATCGGACATACCCTTGAAGCAGAAATTGAAGTTTTAGAAGCCGTTCCCTATAAAGATGGCAAAACCAGGCAGGAACTTTCGGCGGAAATATATCAGCAAATCCTTTCTTGCTATGAAAAAAACGAAAGTTAA
- a CDS encoding RNA methyltransferase translates to MNYKRDYSRVAVILVEPIYGGNVGAVARIMHNFCFSDLRIVGKAPEKNDFYLAMHSEQILENAVTYTSLAEAIQGLDRIIAFSRRVGKNKPVDFTPRQMAKYVQSLPKAKIGLVFGRETYGLTDLEAELCPLRCHFLANPAFPSLNLAQAVALALWEIYSFPLEEEQSINKHYNAASGKEINDLGKYILAVMHSTGFFQKKETVNWEAFLAKMLAELNPDKNMLYRLKQMFNRFNVLVTGKGLGYIINEQPHSDGEEPDQRKT, encoded by the coding sequence ATGAACTATAAGCGGGATTACTCACGCGTGGCAGTAATTTTGGTAGAGCCAATCTATGGGGGAAATGTAGGTGCCGTAGCCAGAATAATGCATAATTTCTGTTTTTCCGATTTACGCATTGTAGGCAAAGCACCGGAAAAGAACGATTTTTACCTGGCTATGCACAGTGAGCAAATATTGGAAAATGCAGTTACTTATACCTCTTTGGCAGAAGCAATACAGGGTCTGGATAGAATTATTGCCTTTTCCCGAAGGGTGGGGAAAAATAAACCCGTAGATTTTACTCCCAGGCAGATGGCAAAATATGTGCAGAGTTTACCTAAAGCAAAGATAGGATTAGTTTTCGGCAGAGAGACCTACGGTTTAACGGATTTGGAAGCAGAGCTTTGTCCTTTGCGATGTCATTTTTTGGCAAATCCGGCTTTTCCTTCTTTGAATCTGGCTCAGGCAGTTGCTTTAGCTCTTTGGGAAATATATTCTTTCCCTTTGGAAGAGGAGCAAAGCATAAACAAACACTATAATGCCGCCAGTGGCAAAGAAATAAATGATTTAGGGAAATACATTTTGGCAGTGATGCATTCCACGGGCTTTTTCCAAAAAAAGGAAACGGTTAACTGGGAGGCATTTCTGGCTAAGATGCTGGCAGAGCTAAATCCCGATAAAAATATGTTATACCGTTTAAAACAGATGTTTAACCGTTTTAATGTATTGGTAACAGGTAAGGGTTTGGGTTATATTATTAATGAACAGCCACATTCCGATGGGGAAGAACCGGACCAAAGAAAAACCTGA
- a CDS encoding DNA alkylation repair protein, producing the protein MIKEVGRLNLDDYKILDTEVEKIFRNVEKGKDTLAEKQIIDLGNTANYFVREELGKRLAQYSCNGEMDAICGRLIEHFIYGVRATALFYFYYKHQDNPEIVIKTLEKTFESVPWESETICFELWKKAPEVMQEYMPLWASSENEKKRAISMHGMENIASRYPQYVLSFVSNLLDDESEEVQKKVCHILTQVGRQRPVQCYNSIRRWLIEGDENRIRILWQTMKKLANIYAQRSRRDKTNEFMNVTQKTITDWRNDDNPKVATMGAKLSGIIAKKKKRENQNQKAANSENNYYYK; encoded by the coding sequence ATGATAAAAGAAGTTGGGCGTCTAAATCTGGACGACTATAAAATCCTTGATACAGAAGTGGAGAAAATTTTCCGCAATGTAGAAAAAGGAAAAGACACACTGGCAGAAAAACAAATTATAGACCTTGGCAATACGGCAAACTATTTTGTTAGAGAAGAATTGGGTAAACGCTTAGCGCAATATTCCTGTAACGGAGAGATGGATGCTATATGTGGACGGCTTATAGAGCATTTCATTTATGGGGTTCGGGCTACAGCACTATTCTATTTTTATTACAAGCATCAGGATAATCCTGAAATTGTAATTAAGACGCTGGAAAAGACCTTTGAAAGTGTTCCCTGGGAATCTGAGACCATCTGTTTTGAGCTCTGGAAAAAGGCACCGGAAGTGATGCAGGAATATATGCCTCTTTGGGCGTCCTCAGAGAACGAGAAAAAGCGGGCTATCAGTATGCATGGAATGGAAAATATCGCTTCCCGTTATCCGCAATATGTTCTTTCCTTTGTGTCCAATCTGTTGGATGATGAAAGTGAGGAAGTGCAAAAAAAGGTTTGCCATATTCTTACTCAGGTAGGAAGACAAAGACCCGTGCAATGTTACAACAGCATTCGTCGCTGGTTAATTGAAGGGGATGAAAACAGGATTCGCATTCTTTGGCAAACAATGAAAAAACTGGCTAATATTTATGCGCAACGCAGTAGGAGAGATAAAACCAACGAATTTATGAATGTTACTCAAAAGACGATTACTGATTGGCGCAATGATGATAATCCCAAAGTAGCTACAATGGGAGCTAAGCTTTCAGGTATAATAGCCAAGAAAAAGAAGAGAGAGAATCAAAACCAAAAAGCAGCCAATTCCGAAAACAATTACTATTACAAATAA
- a CDS encoding fumarate hydratase, with product MPYRYVSHETIASKLATAIKNITFNPDPDLPAKLKLALNNESNPLSREILNCMLQNIELAPAREIPLCQDTGTLVVFAEIGNQCIIEGLPLPEIINETLKKVSAELYLRPSILQDPLFRRENTGNNAPAIVHLSLVEGDKIKLQIAQKGGGAENMSRLKMFTPSANAAEIMNFAVETVVLAKGNACPPVIIGIGIGGNFETCALLAKKAILQPLNNNNPIEEYALLEKDILNRVNETGIGVQGMGGKTTALAVHILTAPCHIASLPVAVNLQCHSHRHIEIII from the coding sequence ATGCCTTACCGCTATGTTTCACATGAAACAATTGCCTCCAAGCTCGCTACAGCAATAAAAAACATCACTTTTAACCCCGATCCCGATTTACCTGCAAAATTGAAATTAGCCCTAAATAACGAAAGCAATCCGCTCAGCCGGGAAATCCTTAATTGTATGCTTCAAAACATTGAACTGGCACCTGCCAGAGAAATACCCCTTTGTCAAGATACGGGAACACTTGTTGTTTTTGCTGAAATAGGTAATCAATGTATTATAGAAGGGCTGCCCTTACCAGAAATTATCAATGAGACGCTGAAAAAGGTCTCTGCGGAATTATATTTGCGTCCCTCTATTTTGCAAGACCCTCTTTTTAGAAGAGAAAATACCGGAAATAATGCTCCCGCCATTGTTCATCTCTCTTTGGTAGAAGGAGATAAGATAAAATTACAGATAGCTCAAAAAGGAGGTGGAGCAGAAAATATGAGCCGCCTAAAAATGTTCACTCCTTCTGCTAACGCGGCTGAAATAATGAACTTCGCTGTAGAGACGGTTGTTCTGGCTAAAGGTAATGCCTGTCCGCCTGTGATAATAGGAATCGGCATCGGTGGCAATTTTGAGACCTGTGCCCTTTTAGCCAAGAAAGCAATCTTGCAGCCCTTGAATAATAATAATCCCATAGAAGAATATGCTCTTTTGGAAAAGGATATACTAAACAGAGTGAATGAAACAGGAATTGGAGTTCAAGGTATGGGTGGAAAAACAACCGCCCTCGCTGTGCATATTTTAACGGCTCCCTGTCATATTGCTTCGTTACCTGTAGCAGTTAATTTACAGTGCCATTCCCACCGGCATATAGAAATAATAATCTAA
- a CDS encoding PmeII family type II restriction endonuclease, protein MIDENDLNEYVEKHIEIFHNNRIMNISNLKLTNILKHKNPYLFRAKNMLNAGELIKSILDAHLSSAEETMFGEFLEALAIYICGMIYGGVKSSSSGIDLEFNKENKRYIVSIKSGPNWGNSRQTAKMIDDFNRAARIIRSNNKEATVIAINGCCYGKDDKPDKGSYYKLCGQRFWEFISGDEEMFTKIIVPLSYKAKEKNDNFYAAYTKLINSFTAEFIQDFCDKGIINWNKLLKFNSGKAASNKF, encoded by the coding sequence GTGATTGATGAAAATGACTTGAATGAATATGTGGAAAAGCATATTGAAATATTTCATAACAACAGGATTATGAATATCAGCAATTTGAAGCTGACAAATATCTTAAAACATAAAAATCCGTATCTGTTTAGAGCCAAGAATATGCTTAATGCCGGAGAATTAATAAAGTCCATTCTGGATGCTCACTTATCTTCTGCTGAAGAAACGATGTTTGGTGAATTTTTGGAAGCGTTAGCTATCTATATTTGTGGAATGATTTATGGGGGAGTGAAATCATCTTCTTCGGGTATAGATTTGGAGTTTAATAAGGAAAACAAACGGTATATTGTCTCCATAAAATCAGGTCCTAATTGGGGTAATAGTCGTCAAACGGCAAAAATGATAGATGATTTTAACCGAGCTGCCAGAATTATTCGTTCCAATAATAAAGAAGCAACAGTGATTGCCATAAACGGTTGCTGTTACGGAAAAGATGATAAACCGGATAAGGGTTCTTACTATAAACTCTGTGGACAGCGTTTTTGGGAGTTTATTTCCGGTGATGAAGAGATGTTTACAAAAATTATTGTTCCTCTAAGCTACAAAGCTAAAGAGAAAAATGATAATTTCTATGCAGCATACACTAAACTAATCAATAGCTTCACTGCAGAGTTTATTCAGGACTTTTGCGATAAGGGTATAATAAACTGGAATAAATTATTGAAGTTTAATTCAGGTAAAGCAGCCAGTAATAAGTTCTAA